The proteins below come from a single Microbulbifer sp. Q7 genomic window:
- a CDS encoding gamma carbonic anhydrase family protein gives MLYRLGDKQPQLEGEGHYVAPGARVIGNVLMKPHSSVWFNAVIRGDNDLITIGERANIQDGSVLHTDPGVPLTVGTGVTVGHKVTLHGCQIGDYSLVGMNAVVLNGAKIGKCCIIGANALVTENAEIPDYSLVLGSPGKVVKSLDASMFELLKASSDIYVANGRRFAEELVEV, from the coding sequence ATGCTGTACAGATTGGGCGATAAACAGCCGCAGCTCGAAGGTGAGGGCCACTATGTGGCGCCGGGTGCCCGGGTGATTGGCAATGTGCTGATGAAGCCCCACAGTTCGGTGTGGTTCAACGCGGTGATCCGCGGGGACAACGATCTGATCACGATTGGTGAGCGGGCGAACATTCAGGATGGCTCTGTGTTGCATACGGATCCGGGTGTGCCGCTGACGGTGGGCACTGGGGTGACGGTGGGGCACAAGGTGACGCTGCACGGGTGCCAGATTGGTGACTATTCGCTGGTGGGTATGAATGCGGTGGTGCTGAATGGGGCCAAGATCGGCAAGTGCTGCATTATCGGGGCGAATGCGCTGGTGACGGAGAATGCGGAGATTCCGGATTATTCGCTGGTGCTGGGCAGTCCGGGTAAGGTGGTGAAGTCGCTGGATGCGTCGATGTTTGAGTTGTTGAAGGCCAGTAGTGATATCTATGTGGCTAACGGTAGGCGGTTTGCGGAAGAGCTGGTTGAGGTTTAG
- a CDS encoding methylated-DNA--[protein]-cysteine S-methyltransferase produces the protein MIHYEIYPSPFGELGIAASEAGLVGIDLQAGQRPLPVKPGWQRGGSDLTAAAAAQLRAYFAGERQSFDLPLAAAGTPFQQSVWRALCAIPFGETRSYRALAEAIGNPRAVRAVARANGANPLSIVVPCHRVIGADGTLTGYAGGLEMKARLLALEGVLIG, from the coding sequence ATGATCCATTACGAAATCTATCCGAGCCCGTTTGGGGAGCTGGGCATCGCGGCGAGCGAGGCCGGGCTGGTGGGGATTGACCTGCAGGCCGGCCAGCGGCCGCTGCCGGTAAAACCGGGCTGGCAGCGCGGGGGCAGTGATCTGACGGCGGCGGCTGCAGCGCAGTTGCGGGCCTATTTTGCGGGTGAACGGCAATCCTTCGACCTGCCGCTGGCTGCCGCCGGGACGCCGTTTCAGCAGTCGGTGTGGCGGGCGCTGTGCGCGATTCCCTTTGGTGAAACCCGCAGTTACCGGGCGCTGGCGGAGGCCATCGGTAACCCCAGGGCGGTGCGCGCGGTGGCCCGCGCCAATGGCGCTAACCCGCTGTCTATCGTGGTGCCCTGTCATCGGGTGATCGGGGCGGACGGCACGCTGACGGGCTATGCCGGCGGGCTGGAGATGAAGGCGCGTTTGCTGGCGTTGGAGGGGGTGCTGATCGGCTGA
- a CDS encoding DUF1289 domain-containing protein: MTESDWSKVKDQEPEAEFEFPVKSPCVSVCALNRDDICEGCFRSGTEISQWGRMSNAQKKQVLILCHERAVEMKRVWWSD; encoded by the coding sequence ATGACCGAGAGCGATTGGAGCAAGGTGAAAGATCAGGAGCCGGAGGCTGAGTTCGAGTTTCCGGTGAAGTCGCCTTGTGTTTCCGTTTGTGCGCTGAATCGCGATGATATCTGTGAGGGGTGTTTTCGCTCCGGGACTGAGATCAGTCAGTGGGGGCGGATGTCTAATGCTCAGAAAAAGCAGGTGTTGATTTTGTGCCATGAGCGGGCGGTGGAAATGAAGCGGGTTTGGTGGTCGGACTGA